One window of the Rhizobiaceae bacterium genome contains the following:
- a CDS encoding heavy metal translocating P-type ATPase, with amino-acid sequence METTRTDRFKTAILLIAATGLFAGLAFYFSGRPNAANLIWIAGVVPALAALVVEILRSLRSGEVGLDIVAALSMSAALVFGETLAAAVVAVMYSGGTFLEAFAEGRARREMHDLLSRVPRTATRHRNGGLEEIPLDHIAPGDRLLIRQGDVVPVDGTVASETAFVDTSALTGESLPVRLAHGAEAMSGSTNAGEAFDLTATREAKDSTYAGIVRLVEEAQASKAPMSRLADRWSLGFLAVTVSIAFAAWWFTGDPIRAVAVLVVATPCPLILAVPVALVAGLSRAAHFGVLIKGAGPLETMARIRTLILDKTGTLTDGRPQIVSIDSHDGMAEDDILRLAAALDQASKHPVAQAIVAAAKARGFTLPVPSDVAEIPGEGVVGHVEGRKVIVGGDGFVAARVGRQPGDHSAIAAGSVLVAVAVDGQMAGHLVMSDPLREGAGAMLDGLRREGIARILLATGDRADVAERVTEGLGLDGLRAGLTPDQKVLLVLSERKRGPVMMVGDGVNDAPALAAADVGVAMGARGAAASAEAADVVLLVDRIDRLGPGIEIARGARRIAVESVVAGIGLSVMGMIAAAFGYLTPVQGALLQEIIDVAVILNALRALRIAPHEPTIPNPKAVSSGQADIAQGATP; translated from the coding sequence ATGGAGACGACAAGGACTGACCGCTTCAAGACCGCTATCCTGCTCATTGCCGCGACCGGCCTGTTTGCGGGACTTGCGTTCTACTTTTCCGGCCGACCCAACGCTGCGAACCTGATCTGGATCGCCGGCGTCGTTCCAGCGCTCGCCGCGCTCGTGGTCGAGATCCTGCGCAGCCTGCGCTCCGGCGAGGTGGGCCTCGATATCGTCGCAGCGCTGTCGATGTCGGCGGCGCTCGTCTTCGGCGAGACCCTCGCCGCGGCGGTGGTCGCGGTGATGTATTCCGGCGGCACATTCCTCGAAGCCTTCGCCGAAGGCCGCGCCCGGCGCGAGATGCACGACCTCCTCTCCCGCGTGCCGCGGACCGCGACCCGGCACCGCAACGGCGGGCTGGAGGAGATCCCGCTCGACCACATCGCGCCCGGCGACCGCCTCCTGATACGTCAGGGCGACGTGGTGCCGGTGGACGGCACGGTGGCCTCGGAGACGGCCTTCGTCGACACCTCAGCGCTGACGGGCGAGTCCCTGCCAGTGCGCCTCGCCCACGGCGCCGAAGCCATGAGCGGCTCCACAAACGCAGGCGAGGCGTTCGATCTGACGGCGACGAGAGAAGCCAAGGACAGCACTTATGCCGGGATCGTCCGGCTGGTCGAGGAGGCGCAGGCCTCGAAGGCGCCGATGTCGCGGCTGGCCGACCGCTGGTCGCTGGGCTTTCTCGCGGTCACGGTCAGCATCGCCTTCGCGGCCTGGTGGTTCACCGGCGATCCGATCCGGGCCGTCGCCGTGCTCGTTGTCGCCACGCCCTGTCCGCTGATCCTCGCCGTGCCGGTGGCGCTGGTGGCCGGGCTGTCGCGTGCCGCGCATTTCGGGGTGCTGATCAAGGGCGCGGGACCGCTCGAGACGATGGCGCGCATCCGAACGCTGATCCTCGACAAGACCGGCACGCTGACGGACGGCCGGCCGCAGATCGTCTCGATCGATAGCCACGACGGGATGGCGGAGGACGACATACTGCGCCTCGCTGCAGCGCTCGACCAGGCGTCCAAGCACCCCGTGGCGCAGGCCATCGTTGCGGCCGCGAAGGCGCGCGGCTTCACGCTGCCGGTTCCGTCGGACGTGGCTGAGATCCCGGGTGAAGGCGTCGTGGGCCATGTCGAGGGCCGGAAGGTCATCGTCGGTGGCGACGGCTTCGTGGCCGCGCGCGTGGGGCGCCAGCCGGGCGATCATTCCGCCATTGCCGCCGGTTCGGTTCTCGTCGCCGTCGCCGTCGACGGGCAAATGGCAGGGCACCTCGTGATGTCCGATCCGCTGCGCGAGGGTGCGGGCGCCATGCTCGACGGTCTGCGCCGCGAGGGCATCGCGCGTATCCTGCTCGCCACCGGCGACCGCGCGGACGTGGCTGAGCGCGTGACCGAGGGGCTTGGCCTCGACGGGCTGCGCGCCGGGCTCACGCCCGACCAGAAGGTTCTGCTGGTTCTCTCCGAGCGCAAGCGCGGGCCCGTGATGATGGTGGGCGACGGCGTCAACGACGCGCCGGCTCTCGCAGCGGCCGATGTGGGTGTCGCGATGGGCGCACGCGGAGCCGCTGCATCGGCGGAGGCGGCAGACGTCGTGCTGCTCGTCGACCGTATCGACCGGCTCGGGCCGGGGATCGAGATTGCGCGCGGTGCGCGCCGCATCGCTGTCGAGAGCGTTGTCGCCGGAATCGGCCTGTCGGTCATGGGCATGATCGCCGCGGCTTTCGGCTATCTCACTCCGGTGCAGGGGGCGCTCCTGCAGGAGATCATCGACGTCGCCGTGATCCTGAACGCCCTGCGCGCGCTGCGCATCGCGCCCCATGAGCCCACTATCCCGAATCCAAAGGCTGTCTCCTCCGGGCAGGCCGACATCGCGCAAGGAGCCACGCCATGA
- a CDS encoding FAD:protein FMN transferase, producing the protein MSKMSTELTRHALNGATMGTRWSALFFAGPGLDTAPIRTALQAAVDEVDGQMSTWKPDSGLMRLNAAPVGEWIALPARLAEVLRLGLKIGRISGGAFDIGMGDAVTAWGFGPKTAAPEGIRAAMKTPRRPADQALEFEGDRICKVAPIALDLNGIAKGYGVDRLAETLRDYGIADALVGVDGEMRAMGLRPDGEAWSIAVEAPDAERRTPHSILALQDAAVATSGDYRHWVEVQGRRLSHTMDPRRGAPLIASPASVTVVARSCAEADAWATALMVLGLGKGAELARKEGLDALFLLREDCGSVRGVGVGRLFSEEPAAITPAEGR; encoded by the coding sequence ATGTCGAAGATGTCTACTGAGCTGACGAGGCACGCCCTGAATGGGGCGACCATGGGCACGCGCTGGTCGGCGCTGTTCTTCGCAGGGCCCGGTCTCGACACGGCGCCGATCCGCACGGCGCTGCAGGCGGCCGTGGACGAAGTGGACGGACAGATGTCGACCTGGAAGCCCGACAGCGGCCTGATGCGGCTCAACGCGGCGCCGGTGGGCGAATGGATCGCGCTTCCCGCGCGGCTCGCCGAGGTGCTGCGACTCGGCCTAAAGATCGGGCGCATATCCGGCGGCGCGTTCGACATCGGCATGGGTGACGCGGTGACGGCCTGGGGGTTCGGGCCGAAGACGGCCGCGCCCGAGGGCATCCGCGCCGCGATGAAAACCCCGCGCCGCCCGGCGGATCAGGCTCTGGAGTTCGAAGGCGACCGCATCTGCAAGGTCGCTCCCATAGCGCTGGATCTGAACGGCATAGCCAAGGGCTACGGCGTGGACCGTTTGGCCGAAACCCTGCGCGATTACGGGATCGCCGACGCCCTCGTCGGGGTCGATGGCGAGATGCGCGCGATGGGTCTCCGGCCTGACGGCGAGGCCTGGAGCATTGCGGTCGAGGCGCCGGACGCGGAACGCCGGACGCCGCATTCGATCCTCGCGCTGCAGGATGCCGCCGTCGCCACCTCCGGCGATTATCGCCACTGGGTCGAGGTTCAGGGACGACGCCTGTCGCACACAATGGACCCGAGGCGCGGTGCGCCGCTGATCGCATCGCCGGCCTCCGTCACCGTCGTTGCCCGCAGCTGTGCCGAGGCCGATGCCTGGGCGACAGCGCTCATGGTGCTCGGTCTCGGCAAAGGGGCCGAACTCGCAAGAAAAGAAGGGCTCGACGCCCTGTTCCTCTTGCGCGAAGATTGCGGGAGCGTGAGGGGCGTGGGAGTCGGACGACTTTTTTCCGAAGAGCCAGCGGCGATTACCCCTGCAGAGGGGAGATAG